The window GGGCGCTGCGGGCTGCAACGCAGGTCATTCCGATCATCTTTGTCGGGCTCTCGGATCCGGTCGGGACAGGCCTCGTCGTCGATCTGGCAAGGCCGACCAGCAATCTTACCGGCTTCTCGCTTTATGAGCATGCTATGAGCGGGAAATGGCTGAGCCTGTTGAAGGACATGGTGCCCAGCATGAGCAGTGCGATGCTTCTGTACAATCCCGAGACCGCGCCATATGCGCCCCTTTATCTTGAGGCCGCACACCAGGTGGAAAGTCGCCTGCGCATGACGGTTATCGGCGCCTCCGTCCGCAGCGGCGCCGAGATCGCGGGGGTCATCGAGACGGCGGCGCGGAATGGTAGCGGGCTCGTCGTGCTGCCGGATGGCGGTTTCTTCAGTACTCAGAGCGCCATGGCAATCCCGTTGCTGGCCCAGCGCCGCGTGCCGGCGATCTTCGCCGTCCGCTTCTATGCTGTGAATGGCGGGCTGATGTCTTATGGCGCCGACCTGACGCAACAGTTTCGGGACGGCGCTGGCTATGTCGCTCGCATCCTTCGCGGCGCCGAGGTCCGCAGTCTTCCGGTGCAATTCGCCACGAGGTTTGATCTCGTTATCAACGTGAGAGCCGTCCACGCGCTTGGGCTGGCGATCCCGGAACGATTGCTGATGGAGGCTGAGCTGATCGACTAGCTTGCTCGGGCGTCGCGGGGGATGAGGCAGCGTTTCGTTGATCTCGATCAACAAACGCCAGCTCTCGGGTCTGATGATCGCCGGACATGTGTATGGAGGATCTGATGTTTTGCTGCGGCAGGACCTTGATGGCGCTTGCGCTCGTGATCGCGATTCCGCTGGCGGCGGCGGCGCAGACCGCAGATAAGGCGCCCGCCTCCAGCCCACAGCAGGCAGATCCCCCCGCGCAAGCCGCAGAGCTTCTGAAGCCGGAGCAACTCGAAGCTCTGGTCGCGCCGATTGCGCTCTACCCCGACGAGTTGCTTGCCAACGTGCTGGCGGCCTCCACCTATCCTCTGGAAGTCGTTCAGGCCGATCGCTGGCTGAAGGAGCGCAAGACTCTGAAGGGTGATGCCCTGAAGACTGAAGTCGAGAAGCAGCCGTGGGATGACAGCATCAAGGCGGTGGCCTCGACTGCAGAGGTCCTGGCCATGATGAGCGACAAGCTCGACTGGACCAAGGCGCTGGGGGACGCCGTGCTGGCACAGCAGCCGGATGTGATGGATGCGGTCCAGCGGCTGCGTACCAAGGCTTATGACAACAAGAAGCTGGTGACCACCAAGCAGCAGAAGGTGAGCGTCAAGACAGAGGAAAGCAGGCAGGTGGTCGTGATCGAGCCGGCGGTTCCCGATACGATGTATGTGCCGTACTACGAGCCTGCGACAGTCTACGGCGCGTGGCCCTACACCGAGTATCCACCATATTACTTCGGCTACCCGTCCTACATCGGCGCAGGCGTTGTCGCGGCGGGTCTCGCCTTCGGCACGGCCTGGGCCATCGGTCGCTGGGGCAATTATTGGGGCGGCGGCTGCAACTGGGGCAACCGCAACGTCTATATCAATCACCGGACCACGAATATCGGAAATGGCTGGCAGCACAATCCCTCGCATCGCCAAGGGGTACGCTACAACAACGCCAACGTTCAGCAGCGCTTCGGCAATAGCAATCTGAAGGCCGGGGCCGCCGACCGGATGGATTTCCGCGGCCGCGACGGACAGCAGAAGCCGGGACAGGATCGGCCAGGTGCGGGAGATCGCGCAGAAGATCGTGCCGGCGATCGCGCAGGTGATCGAGGCGGTGACCGACAAGGCGCGGGCGATCGTGCCAAGGCGGGAGGCGATCGTGCCAAAGGTGGCGGCGATCGCGCGGCCAAAGGCGGTGGTGCCAAGAATGCCGGCGCAAAGAGTGCTGGCCCTAAAGCGGGCGGTGCCAAGGGCGGCGGCGGCACCAAGGCCGCGAACCGCGGTGGTGGTGGCGCCCTGAACGTGTCGTCGGGCCGCTCGGCGGCTGCAGCATCGGCCCGTGGCCAGGCGAGCATGGCGAGCATGGGACCGCGCGGTGGCGGCAGCGGAGGCGCGAGCTTCGCCGGCCGAGGCGGCGGCGGAGGCTTCCAGGGTGGCGGTGGCGGTGGCCGCGGTGGTGGTGGTGGCGGCGGACGGCGTTCCGATATCGGGCTGAAGCACGATGTCGTTCTGCTCGGCCATCTCGCAAGCGGGCTTGGTTACTACCGCTTCAGCTATATCGGCAGCGACAAGGCCTATGTCGGCGTCATTGCGCAGGAAGTCGAGGAAGTGAAGCCGGTAGCCGTCACCCGCGGAGCCGACGGCTATCTCCGGGTCCATTACGAAAAGCTCGGTCTGAAATTCCGTACCTATCGCGATTGGCTCGAGAGCGGCGCGCGGATTCCTGCGGGGGTGACGCCATGATGGGTCTGAAGTCGCTTCATCGTGCGGCGTTGCCGGCCATCATGGCGCTGGCGCTCCTGAACTCGCCATCCCTTGCGCAGCAGTCCTATCCGACACCGGAGGATGCGGCAGCGGCGCTAGCCGCCGCCGTCAAAAGCGGGCCGGACCGGGCCATCCTGAAAGTCCTCGGCAGCGCTGCCGAGGACATCGTCTCGTCCGGTGATGAGGTCGCCGACGTCGACATTCGGAAACGCTTCATCTCGATGTATGAAGCCAAGCATTCGATCAAGGCGGAGGGTAACAAGAAGGCGATGCTGATGTTGGGTCCGGACGACTTCCCGTTCCCGATCCCACTCGTCAACACCAAGACCGGATGGGAATTCGATACTGCCGAAGGCCGCATCGAAGTGCTCTATCGCCGCATCGGCCGCAATGAGCTCGACGCCATCCAGACCTGTCTCGCCTTTGTCGATGCCGAGAACGACTACGCCGACAAGGATCGCGGTGAGGGGGCCGGCGTGTACGCACAACGCATCGTCAGCAGCGCGGGCAAGAAGGACGGGTTGTTCTGGCGCGACGACAATGACCAGAGCCCGCTCGGCGCATTGGCAGCGCAGGCTTCGGCAGAAGGCTACAAGGCCGAAGAGGGTGCGGCGCCCTACCACGGCTATTATTTCCGGATCCTGAAGGGGCAGGGGTCGAACGCGCCAGGCGGCGAGCTCAACTATGTAGTCAAGGGCAAGATGATCGGAGGTTTTGCACTGGTCGCCTGGCCTGCCGAGTACGGCAATTCCGGCGTCATGACCTTCCTGGTCAACCATGCGGGCGTTATCTATCAGAAGGATCTCGGTTATCGGACCAAGGTTCTCGTCTCCCGCATGACTGCATTCGATCCGGACCAGACCTGGAAGAAGGTCGATGGTGCAAAACCCTGAGCTACGCACGCAGATAGTGCGTCTGGCAACCCTCGTATCGGTCGCCAACCTTAGCACGATCATGATCTCTATGAAGTGAGCGAAAGGCGGAACGATCGTGACGGTCTCGTAGTGTCATTGCAACGAAGTGGGAGCGGAGATTGGCATCTCCAACTCGAAAACGGAGCCCCTGACGTCCGATTTGACCAGCCTCAACCTTCCTCCGCACCTTGCGACCAGGTTGGAGGAGATGGCCAGTCCCAACCCCATACCGCCTTGCTTCGTCGTGAAGAAAGGGTCGAAGATGCGCTCTTGATGACGCGGTGTGATGCCGGTGCCCGAGTCCTCGACGGACAAATGGACCGTTGCGCCACCATCGAGGGCGGTTTTCAGACGGAGCTCTCGTTGGTCGGCGGGGACAGAGCTCATTGCGTCAATCGCGTTTTTGCAGAGGTTCAGGACAATCTGCTGAAGCTCAGTGCCGTCCAGTGCGACTGGAGGTATGTTGCCCTGAAGCTCCGTCGTCACTGATACGCCATTGGCCAGGAGATCGTGCTTCAACAGTCTCAGTGTAAGCTCCGCGATGTCCTCGACGTTTGCCGAAGCGCCGCCGCGCGCCGTTTTGATTGTCATCTCGCGAATGCTCGATATGATGTCAGCCGCCCGACCGCCGTCGGCTTCGATGTCACAGAGGATGTTCTCGAGTTCCTCGAGTTCAGGGGAGGCAGCTCGCAAGTGACTCAACCCTGTCGCAGCATTGAGCGAGATGGCCCCCAATGGCGATCTCAGCTCATGGGCGATCGCGCCAGTGACCGCATCGATGCTGAGAAGCCGGTTCGCTCGTTCGCGTCGCTGCAGGGCAATGACGCTGGCGAGGCGCGAATAGATAAACATCGTTTCGATGAGCAATACGGTCAGCAACATGCAACTGCCGACCAGAACGAAACCGCGTGCTGCATACCAACCGATGGTGAATCGAACCGAGCTGCCGATGATCGCTACCAGAAAGTTCGGCAAGTAGGCGAGCAAAGTCACCATCAGCCAAAGGTCAAGAATGGTGCGCATGCGCGCAAACAAGACGGTGAGAGCAGTCACATTCCAAAGCAAAAGTAGCAGGTTGACCTGATTACCGAGAGGCGTCTGATGCTTGACGTCGTTCATGTAGAAGCTAGGGAGAAGATCGGCTTTCGCGGTCACCATCCATGTCAGTGCTGCCACGGTGGCGGCGATGCCGCCGAAAGCTAGTACGATCGCGACTATTGCGGGTCTGCCTGGTCGGCCGGCGGTGGAGTGATCCTTTGTGAATCCGTACACCAGGATAGCCGCGGGAAAAGCCGTGTGCCAAAGCACGTAAAGCCAAGCGGGGCTATCCAGTCCATTTCCAATGACACCTGCGCTAGCGTATCCGTTCGGAAAAGCGAGCGTTTGCAAGAATGCGAACGATCCGCTGAAAACGTATCCGCTCGCGAGTGCGAGAAGTGCCCGCTGAGGCTGGATCGAAAATTGTGCAAACAGCAGGGCTGCCGTGATGAACTCGGCCAGGGCTAAGGCGGTCTGCAATACTGGAACGAAACCATTGATCTGGCCCAGTTGGATCCGGGCGAACGGCGCGATGGCCGCTGCAAAGGCGATGAGCAAGACGGCGACACCCACCGCCCAGGCCTTTTGGCGAGGTGTTGCGGGTATGTTCGCGATGATCAATGGGAATTCTTGCTCATCATCGTAGGGGGGCTCGGCGGCTGCATTGGCCGATCGCTGGCTCGCTCGCGCAATGCCCAATCCTGACGCTGTCGCACCGCCGCCAAGTCCCATGAACTTGCGCTGGCTCATTCTGCCTCCGGGCCCACGAGACAGCATCTTACTCGTCCCCGCGCCCGTTGAAAGCCCATAAGGGCTGATCGGCGTGTTCGGAAGAGACATCTGCCGGCCGGACTTATGTTCGCAACATGGCCTCGATCTCTTGCGTTGCTTCAAGCAGCGTGCGGTCTTGTCCGCGTGCAGCGATGACCTGAAGCCCGAATGGAAGCCCGTACCGATCCGTTCCGCACGGTGTCGAAATCGCCGGCAGGCGGGCATGATTGACAAAGGGAGTTAACGCCGCGTGCGCGCGGGTTCGCCGCGCGGCCACCGATCCTGTCGGGTCCGGACTGGGTGAGTGGCCAGGCGACACAGGGGACGGTTGGCGCCAGCAACAGATCGACCTCGGTGAAGAATGCAGCGAAAGCATTGGCGATTGCGGCGCTTGCCAGCAGCGCACCAGCTACTTCGGCGCCCGACCACGCCAGCCCTTACTCGATCTGCCTGGCGATATCAGGATCGAAGACGGTCGGATCCTCGCGGAAGGCGTCTCGATAGAGTGCGGCGAGGAGCGAGAGTTTAGGTTTTCCAATTGGTTAGCGGGCGACGTGTGCGCGATGTGTGCACTGGAAAATTCCTGGAAAGTTCGAGTGAGCGACCTCGATCTGAATCGCGCAAGGCGCTCTCGAAAGGGAGCAGCGCGGAATTGCGCTCGATGTGTTTGTGTTTGGAGCCAAGACTGCGTCGAGGATCGCTGGTCAGGAGCAATACAGGTCGCGCGCGAGTGATTTCTGTCTGTGCCAGGACCTAGTATGCGCGAGGAAGCTCCGATTTGATCTTTCGATACTGTCCTTCTAGCCTCACGGCGACGTCTCCCTCGCATGGGTGGTGCGAACGCAAGGGCTTGTTCAGTGAGGATTCTGATTGTCGAGGACGATGCCGCCATGGCGCGGGGCCTTGCCGAGCGGCTCAAGCTGTCCGGGTTCGCCGTCGATATCGAGTCTGACGGGGCTTCGGCGGCGCAGACGGCGTTGCTGGAACCCTACAGCCTCATCATCCTGGACATCAACTTGCCGAACGTGTCGGGTTTCGGAGTCCTGCACAAGATACGGCAGGCGGGGTCAACCGTTCCGGTCATGATTCTGACTGCCCGTTATACGGTCGGCGACAAGGTCAGCGGGCTCGATCTCGGCGCCGATGATTACCTCTCCAAGCCGTTTGATATCGCCGAGTTTGATGCCCGCGTCCGTGCGCTCGTGAGAAGGGGGCAAGGGCTGCCCAATCCGACCTTGATCTGTGGCCCGCTCGCGTACGACCGCGCCGCGGGCACGATTACGCTGAGCGGCCGGCCGCTTGAGTTGCGACGGCGCGAGTTTGCCGTGTTGGAAGTGCTGATGACCCGCGCCGGCAAAGTCGTGTCCAAGGAGCGTCTGATCGCGGAGGTATTTGGCTTCGACGAGGCGGTAGCGCCGAACGCGGCGGAACTCTATGTTGGTCGCGTTCGCCAGAAACTCGGTCCCGACGGGCCGCGGATCCGCACCGTCCGCGGGCTAGGGTATCTGCTGGAGGTATAGTGATCGCCACCTGGCGGCCGTCGTTGAGGCGAACGCTCCTCACCAATCTGGTGGCGCCCGCCATTGTATTGGCGATCGTGCTTGGAATCGGCGGTATGTTGCTGATCCAGCGCGTTGTCCAGACAGTCCATGACCGGTTGCTCGATGGATCGGTTCTCGCCATTGCCGAACGTGTCGGCGTGGAAGATGGCGAACTGACCGTCGACTTGCCGCAGGTTGCGCTCGGCATGCTGGAAAGCCAGTCGCACGATAGCATTTACTACAGCGTAACTTACCTCGGCGAATTGATCACCGGGTACAAGGATCTTCCATTGGCCGGCTTCGATCGATTGAAGGCTGGGGAAACAGGCCATCGCGATGGCGCGTATCGCGGCAAAACGGTTCGTATCGGCGCGCAGGCGCGGCAGGTCTACGGCAGGCCAGGGCTGGTCCTCGTCGCAGTGGCCGAAACGGTGCAGGCACGCCGCGTCGTCGAACGTGAAATGCTGATCGGACTGGCGATGCTCGAGGCCGGGTTGATTAGCCTCATCGCTTGCCTCGGCTGGTACGCGGTCGATCGAGGCCTGAGGCCGCTTGGCGAACTCAAGCAAGAAATCGACGCGCGCGGTATTCAGGGCGGTCCAAATCTCAGTCCGCTCGATCTTTCCCGGGTGCCGCAGGAAGCTTTAGCACCGGCGCTCGCGGTAAATTCCCTGCTACAGCGGCTGGATCTGGCCATTGGACTGGTGCGCCGATTCACCGCCGATGCCTCGCATCAGATGCGAACGCCATTGGCGATATTGCGGACGCATCTCGATCTGGTGCGACGCCTGGGGTCGGAGACGCCGGCGGGCCGATCTGCTCTCAACGAGGTCGATAACGCCATCAACCGCCTTGAACGGCTGCTCGGGCAGCTCGTGACACTGGCTCGGGCCGACGAGCAGAACATTGCGCAACCGGCCGCGGAGAACGTTGACCTGAACGAGGTCGCCTTCAATGTCCTGTCGGAGCGTGCCCCACAGGCTTTCGCGCGCGACATCGACGTCCAGTTCGATCGATTTGACGGTCCCGCGGTCATCGCCGGCAATACCGTCCTGATTGGCGAATTGCTGGCAAACCTGATCGACAATGCCATCCGCTACAACCAACCCGGCGGGTTGGTCCTGGTTCGCGCGGTTGTTGACGCCACGACCGCGCGAATTGAAGTCGAGGATACCGGTCCAGGAATTCCGGAGGCCCATCGCGCCCGCGTCTTCGAGCGTTTTTATCGGATTCCGATGGCGAACGGCCCTGCGGGCAGCGGTCTTGGACTAGCCATCGTGAAAGCCTTGTCGGACCGTCTCGGGGCTCAAATCGTGCTTGCACCTGGCCCGGAAGGCCGGGGTCTGCGGGTTTCCGTGAGCTTTCCTCTTGCCAAGCGTGATGGTGAAAGCTCAAGTTGAGGCCCGATTGTGCGCTGCCGTACAAATGGCTGCAGTCCCGAACAAACTGAAGTCCGCAAAGCGGATCATCGATGAGGAAACGTCCCGATGGGGGCTGCCAAAGCCTTGGCCTTGTGCGTTGGAGTCTTGCTCGCATGGCCTGCCATGTCGGAGCAGGCGCAAGTAAGCCTTCCCAAGGGGCAAGCATCCGCTATCGCCGGAGCTCGAGAGCAACTCAACATCGTATCGACGACCCAGGACGCGGACGTCGCCGACTTGCTTGCCGATTTCCGGGCACGTCATCCGGACATCGAGATCGTCCATACAAAGATCAATTCCAACGAGATCTACAATCAAGTCGTGGATCCCTCGACCTCCAGCGCAGCACCCGGAGACATTGTCTGGAGCTCCGCGATGGATCTGCAGATCAAGCTCGTCAATGACGGCTATGCCCAACCCTATGTGTCGAAGGAAATTGCACATATCCCGGATTGGGCAATCTGGAAAGACGAAGCCTATGCCATCACGGCGGAGCCGATTGTCATTGTTTATAATAAGAATCTCGTTGCGGAGTCCGACGTTCCCCGAACCCGCGCTGATCTGAAGAGGCTTCTAAGCCGAAAGCCTGACACCTATCGGGGCAAGATCGCAACCTATGACCCGGAGCAGAGCGGGACCGGATTCCTGTTCATCACGCGCGATGCCGGAATCACGAGGACGACGTGGGATTTGGTCCGTGCCTTCGGCGGCGCCGGTATCAAGCTCTACTCGACCACCGGAACGGTGCTCGATCGAATTTCATCCGGCGAACATTTGATCGCCTACAATATGATAGGGTCTTACGCGATCGAACGGGCCAAGGAAGATGCCTCAATCGGAATAGTGTTTCCTGCCGACTACATCACGTTGATGTCGCGCATAGCCTTCATACCGGTCACCGCGCCAAACCCAGAATCCGCGAAACTGTTCCTCGATTACTTGCTTTCGGAACGCGGCCAGAAATTTCTCCTGGCCCGGTCGGTCGGTCCTGTGCGCCTCGGTCTCGGTGCACAAGGCGTGATACCTGCGGATCGCAGCAACGCGGTCAAGCCGATCCATATTGGTGCAGAATTGCTCACCTATCTCGATCAATCGAAACGAGCGAGCTTTCTCAAAGAGTGGCGCCGCGCGTTGCAGGATCGATAGAAATCCACGGATTTGGATTTCAAACGGAATAACATCCGAGAGAAGCCCCCCATATCTGCCGCTCATCAAGCGCGCTGTCTTCAACCCGATTTTCCTGCGGAGTGCGGCAGCGACAGGTTGGTGACAGGGAGCTGATATACGATGAGGCAGCAATCGTAGCTTGAACGATCGCACCCCGCGTATCGGTCAATCCGGCCGCGATTAAGTTCGCAACACCTGCAAGACGGGTGAACAAGACAAAAATCATAAACGATAAAAAGGGAGAACGGCATGACGGCTACCACCGGACAGTCGAAGCTTGGCATGGTGCTCCGCGTCACCAGTGGCAACTTTCTTGAGATGTTCGATTTCTTTCTGTCCGGGGTCTACGCATCGTACATCGCCAAGGCCTTCTTCCCGCTCGAAAATGAATACGCGTCACTGCTGCTGACCTTTGTCGCGTTTGGCGCAGGTTTTCTGATGCGCCCGCTCGGCGCCATCATCCTCGGCGCCTACGTTGATCGGATCGGCCGGCGCCAAGGCCTGATCGTTACGTTATCGATCATGGCTGCCGGAACGGTGCTCATCGCGTTCGTGCCGAGTTACGCAACCATTGGCATATTGGCGCCGATCCTTGTCTTGATTGGACGCCTGCTGCAAGGCTTCTCGGCTGGCGTTGAGCTCGGTGGTGTTTCCGTCTATCTCTCGGAGATGGCCACACCGGGGAAGAAGGGTTTCTACGCCAGCTGGCAATCGGCAAGTCAACAGGTCGCGATCATCGTCTCGGCCTCGCTGGGTTTCGCTCTGAATGCATGGCTTGCACCGGCGCAGCTTGACGATTGGGGCTGGCGTATCCCGTTCTTCATCGGCTGCCTGATCGTTCCTTTCGTGTTCTTCATTCGACGCTCGCTGCAGGAAACCGATGAATTCCTAGCGCGGAAGCATCATCCGACGCCCCGCGAAATCTATCGCTCCATCCTCGCAAACTGGAGCATTGTTCTTGCCGGGATGATGATGGTGATCATGACCACGGTGTCGTTCTACCTCATAACCGTCTACACGCCGACGTTCGGCAAATCGGTCCTCAAATTGTCCGCGGCCGACGGTCTGATTGTGACCATCTGTGTTGGTCTTTCGAACTTTATCTGGCTCCCTATCATGGGCGCACTCTCGGACCGTATCGGTCGTCGCCCGATCCTGATTACCTTCTCGACGCTGGCGTTTCTCACCGCCTATCCGGCGCTTTCTTGGCTGGCAGAAGGACCGACGTTTTCGAAGATGCTGATGGTCGAGCTTTGGCTGTCGTTCATCTACGCCAGCTACAACGGCGCAATGATTGTCGCATTGACCGAAGTCATGCCGGTTAGCGTGCGAACGTCGGGATTCTCTCTCGCATATAGTTTGGCAACGACGTTCGGGGGATTTACCGCGGCGGTCTGCACCTGGCTTATCGCTACCACTGGTGACAACGCGTCGCCGGGATATTGGATGAGTGCGGCAGCGGTTTGTGGTCTGGCCGGGACCTACTTCGTTTACAGGCCGCAACAACGACGCGCGCTATCCGGCGCCAATTCGCTGGAGTCGGCGATAGGGACGTGAGTACCAAAAGATCGATGACCTCGGTCGTCGTCGAGCGAGCACAGTCTCCGAATTATTGCATCGAAGGAAGTTGCCGATGAGCGTGATGACCCACGTGCGCAGGCTGATTGCGCTAAGCTTGCTGATCATTTTGGCAGCGGCGGGAATCGCCAGGGCGTCCGAGATCAGGGTCATGATCTCGGGAGGCTTAGCGACACCTTACAAGGAGCTCGTACCGCAATTTGAACGCGCGACGGGAAACACAGTCGTCACGGCCTACGGCCCCTCGATGGGGAAGACGGAGAACGCCATCCCTGTGCGACTGGCACGCGGGGAGGCAGCGGACGTACTCATCATGGTCGGCGACGCGCTGGGCGAGATGATCGAGCAGGGCAGGGCAGTCAGAACCAGCCGCGTCGACCTGGTACGCTCGCCGATCGGGATCGCGGTACGCGCCGGGACCCCAAAGCCTGATATCGGTACGCCTGACGCATTGAAACAGGCACTGTTGAACGCGAAGTCAATTGCCTACTCCGATAGCGCCAGCGGCGTCTATGTGGGCACCGAGCTGTTCAAGCGTCTCGGGATTGCCGCCGAGATGAAGGACAAAGCCAAAATGATTCCGGCCGTGCCGGTCGCGAGTGTTGTTGCACGCGGTGACGCCGAACTCGGCTTTCAACAGATCAGTGAACTTCTGCCGATCGCTGGAGCCGATCTTGTCGGGCCGCTCCCGCCAGACGTCCAGAAAATCACGATCTTTTCTGCAGGCATAACCTCCAGCGCCACTCAGCCGGAAGCCGGACGGGCTCTCATTGCCTTCCTCGCTTCAGCTGCAGCCGCTCCGACCCTGAAAAAAGCGGGTCTCGATCCCTTTGCAGCATCGGAGAAATAGACCGGCTTCAGATCTGCGGGAGGCGGACGATTCCAGCGAAGGGGGACTTGATAGTGAAGCAGTATCTCAACAGCTTCGACGCTCGCCAGACACTTGTCGTCGGTGCAAAGACCTACGCCTACTATTCGCTTGCCGCGGCGGAAAAGAATGGCCTTCCCAGCGTCTCGAGAAGCTCGCGATCGAGATCCGCGAGTCCGATGGTGCGAACAAGGCCATCATTTCCTTGACCTGCCGCATCGATACGCTCGACGAGCTCGAGTATTCCGTAACGGCGGAATTCCTCAATACGTCCTACGCCAACTGGCTGCCTGATTGTCAATCCGAAACGAGGACGCCATGCCAACGACTTCCGCGCCGCTACCGAGGATCGAAGCGGGAACCATGCGCCGCATTACTTGGCGCCTGCTTCCGTTTTTCATGCTTTGCTATTTCATTTCATACGTCGACCGCGTCAATGCCGGTTTTGCGGCCCTGCAAATGAACAAGGATCTGGGGCTGACGCAGGCTGCCTTCGGGGCGGGCGGGGCGCTGTTCTATATCGCCTACATTATTTTCGAGGTGCCCAGCAATCTGGCGATGCAGAAAGTTGGCGCGCGGATCTGGATCGCGCGTATTATGATCACATGGGGAATAGTCGGTATTCTCTCCGCTTTTGCGGTAGGGCCGATTACTTTTTATCTGAGCCGCTTTTTGTTGGGTGCAGCGGAGGCCGGGTTCTTTCCTGGTGTGATCCTGTATCTGACCTTCTGGTTTCCGGCGGCTTATCGCGCACGGA of the Bradyrhizobium sp. WSM1417 genome contains:
- a CDS encoding ABC transporter substrate-binding protein, whose product is MPSVGVLTGNLVGDGGAQMRVNAFQQGLADLGWIANQNYRLDVRWPGSNPTWQEREARELVATGPDVLFATSTATTRALRAATQVIPIIFVGLSDPVGTGLVVDLARPTSNLTGFSLYEHAMSGKWLSLLKDMVPSMSSAMLLYNPETAPYAPLYLEAAHQVESRLRMTVIGASVRSGAEIAGVIETAARNGSGLVVLPDGGFFSTQSAMAIPLLAQRRVPAIFAVRFYAVNGGLMSYGADLTQQFRDGAGYVARILRGAEVRSLPVQFATRFDLVINVRAVHALGLAIPERLLMEAELID
- a CDS encoding DUF3300 domain-containing protein: MFCCGRTLMALALVIAIPLAAAAQTADKAPASSPQQADPPAQAAELLKPEQLEALVAPIALYPDELLANVLAASTYPLEVVQADRWLKERKTLKGDALKTEVEKQPWDDSIKAVASTAEVLAMMSDKLDWTKALGDAVLAQQPDVMDAVQRLRTKAYDNKKLVTTKQQKVSVKTEESRQVVVIEPAVPDTMYVPYYEPATVYGAWPYTEYPPYYFGYPSYIGAGVVAAGLAFGTAWAIGRWGNYWGGGCNWGNRNVYINHRTTNIGNGWQHNPSHRQGVRYNNANVQQRFGNSNLKAGAADRMDFRGRDGQQKPGQDRPGAGDRAEDRAGDRAGDRGGDRQGAGDRAKAGGDRAKGGGDRAAKGGGAKNAGAKSAGPKAGGAKGGGGTKAANRGGGGALNVSSGRSAAAASARGQASMASMGPRGGGSGGASFAGRGGGGGFQGGGGGGRGGGGGGGRRSDIGLKHDVVLLGHLASGLGYYRFSYIGSDKAYVGVIAQEVEEVKPVAVTRGADGYLRVHYEKLGLKFRTYRDWLESGARIPAGVTP
- a CDS encoding DUF2950 domain-containing protein, with the protein product MMGLKSLHRAALPAIMALALLNSPSLAQQSYPTPEDAAAALAAAVKSGPDRAILKVLGSAAEDIVSSGDEVADVDIRKRFISMYEAKHSIKAEGNKKAMLMLGPDDFPFPIPLVNTKTGWEFDTAEGRIEVLYRRIGRNELDAIQTCLAFVDAENDYADKDRGEGAGVYAQRIVSSAGKKDGLFWRDDNDQSPLGALAAQASAEGYKAEEGAAPYHGYYFRILKGQGSNAPGGELNYVVKGKMIGGFALVAWPAEYGNSGVMTFLVNHAGVIYQKDLGYRTKVLVSRMTAFDPDQTWKKVDGAKP
- a CDS encoding MASE4 domain-containing protein, coding for MSQRKFMGLGGGATASGLGIARASQRSANAAAEPPYDDEQEFPLIIANIPATPRQKAWAVGVAVLLIAFAAAIAPFARIQLGQINGFVPVLQTALALAEFITAALLFAQFSIQPQRALLALASGYVFSGSFAFLQTLAFPNGYASAGVIGNGLDSPAWLYVLWHTAFPAAILVYGFTKDHSTAGRPGRPAIVAIVLAFGGIAATVAALTWMVTAKADLLPSFYMNDVKHQTPLGNQVNLLLLLWNVTALTVLFARMRTILDLWLMVTLLAYLPNFLVAIIGSSVRFTIGWYAARGFVLVGSCMLLTVLLIETMFIYSRLASVIALQRRERANRLLSIDAVTGAIAHELRSPLGAISLNAATGLSHLRAASPELEELENILCDIEADGGRAADIISSIREMTIKTARGGASANVEDIAELTLRLLKHDLLANGVSVTTELQGNIPPVALDGTELQQIVLNLCKNAIDAMSSVPADQRELRLKTALDGGATVHLSVEDSGTGITPRHQERIFDPFFTTKQGGMGLGLAISSNLVARCGGRLRLVKSDVRGSVFELEMPISAPTSLQ
- a CDS encoding response regulator transcription factor, which gives rise to MRILIVEDDAAMARGLAERLKLSGFAVDIESDGASAAQTALLEPYSLIILDINLPNVSGFGVLHKIRQAGSTVPVMILTARYTVGDKVSGLDLGADDYLSKPFDIAEFDARVRALVRRGQGLPNPTLICGPLAYDRAAGTITLSGRPLELRRREFAVLEVLMTRAGKVVSKERLIAEVFGFDEAVAPNAAELYVGRVRQKLGPDGPRIRTVRGLGYLLEV
- a CDS encoding sensor histidine kinase; the protein is MIATWRPSLRRTLLTNLVAPAIVLAIVLGIGGMLLIQRVVQTVHDRLLDGSVLAIAERVGVEDGELTVDLPQVALGMLESQSHDSIYYSVTYLGELITGYKDLPLAGFDRLKAGETGHRDGAYRGKTVRIGAQARQVYGRPGLVLVAVAETVQARRVVEREMLIGLAMLEAGLISLIACLGWYAVDRGLRPLGELKQEIDARGIQGGPNLSPLDLSRVPQEALAPALAVNSLLQRLDLAIGLVRRFTADASHQMRTPLAILRTHLDLVRRLGSETPAGRSALNEVDNAINRLERLLGQLVTLARADEQNIAQPAAENVDLNEVAFNVLSERAPQAFARDIDVQFDRFDGPAVIAGNTVLIGELLANLIDNAIRYNQPGGLVLVRAVVDATTARIEVEDTGPGIPEAHRARVFERFYRIPMANGPAGSGLGLAIVKALSDRLGAQIVLAPGPEGRGLRVSVSFPLAKRDGESSS
- a CDS encoding ABC transporter substrate-binding protein is translated as MGAAKALALCVGVLLAWPAMSEQAQVSLPKGQASAIAGAREQLNIVSTTQDADVADLLADFRARHPDIEIVHTKINSNEIYNQVVDPSTSSAAPGDIVWSSAMDLQIKLVNDGYAQPYVSKEIAHIPDWAIWKDEAYAITAEPIVIVYNKNLVAESDVPRTRADLKRLLSRKPDTYRGKIATYDPEQSGTGFLFITRDAGITRTTWDLVRAFGGAGIKLYSTTGTVLDRISSGEHLIAYNMIGSYAIERAKEDASIGIVFPADYITLMSRIAFIPVTAPNPESAKLFLDYLLSERGQKFLLARSVGPVRLGLGAQGVIPADRSNAVKPIHIGAELLTYLDQSKRASFLKEWRRALQDR